From the bacterium genome, the window ATTCGTCGCGCAAATTGAACTGGCAAAAGAGTTGCGGAAGCCGCTCGTCATTCACGCTCGCCCCTCAAAAGGAACAGATGACGCCTACAAAGATGTCCTCGACATTCTTCGGACATCTGACTTCCGTCACCCAACCATTTTTCATTTCTACGCCGGATCCCTCGCAATGACAAAAAAACTTGTGGACGCGGGATGCTATTTCACATTCGGTGGTGTGACTACTTTTAGCGACGACTACAATGAAAGCATAAGGTATATTCCGCTTGACCGGTTGATGCTTGAAACCGACGCGCCATACGTTGCGCCGATCCCATACCGCGGCAAGCGTAACGAACCCGCATATGTTGTGGAAGTTGCGAAACGCGTCGCGCTTTTGAAGGGTGTGTCATATGAGGAAATCGTGAAACAAACAACACGGAACGTCTTGACTGTCTTCAAAATTGCGGTATAATAGCGAGAGCATCTTTTGGAGGAGTTACTCATGCGTCACAAAGTGAATTGGGGCGCATGGGTCGGAAGATTCGTGTGCGCCCTTATCCGTGCCACACGTTGCGGCGCGGTTTCGTGGGATGCCAATCGTCGCAACACAAGGTATAGCTGTACGTTGGAGTTTGAGGGTGAGGTTTTCTTGATTGCGGTCACGCAACGGGAATCTTACGCCATCGGGCTCCGTGTTTCTTACGTCGTGTTTCGGGATAACCGTTGGATGCAGTGCGAAGTGTTTTTCTTGGGGGACGCCGGCGGCAGGTTCCCTCTGGAGAAACTCTGTGCCACGATTCGGAAACAGTTTGCCGCAAAGAATGGAGAAGAGCGATGACGCGCGATGACCTGTGGAAGCTCGTTTCGTGGAGCCCGCCGGCGAGCGTGGACGATCGCCGGATTATCTGGGAGGCACCGATCAATGTGTACGTGGCGGACTGGCGTAACTTCGACCTCGCGAATGTCGAGAAGCCCCTCGGGAACCACTACCACAAGAACGGCAGTCCGTGCGACGTGGCCGGCTTGGGGGAGTGCTCGGTGAGCGAGGTGTTCTGGATCGTGAAGGGACAGGTGAAGAAGCTCGTGCTGCAGGATGTGCGGACCAACGAACTCCAGGGCATGACGTCGTTCTTCAGCGAGAGGGCGGGGCGCGTGACAGACCTCGTCGCCGGCACACTCATCTACATCCCGGCCTTCGTCG encodes:
- a CDS encoding TatD family hydrolase, giving the protein MTNLFDAHTHIQFPAYDADRDEVIKRARDAGVKMIASGTQFSTSLAAVALAEQYPEDVWATAGFHPNHALPAVGRLGRPKEGGNHWYHDKSEQHETVPEVFDIGKFRALGRNKKVVAIGECGLDYFRLQESNKTIKQGSIKAKQKETFVAQIELAKELRKPLVIHARPSKGTDDAYKDVLDILRTSDFRHPTIFHFYAGSLAMTKKLVDAGCYFTFGGVTTFSDDYNESIRYIPLDRLMLETDAPYVAPIPYRGKRNEPAYVVEVAKRVALLKGVSYEEIVKQTTRNVLTVFKIAV